The Gloeobacter violaceus PCC 7421 DNA window TCCCTGGCGGGTAAGGCAGGCTGCCGCCGAGAGTCCTCCCAGTCCCGCTCCGAGTACGACAAAATCAAAATTCTCCATCACTACCTCCATAACCTGAGGCAGAGATTATACGCACAGTCCGTTCCTATCCCCGGCACCACTGGCGGGCGATTCGGATTCAAGGACGAGTTTATTTCGATGCGGTATAGACAGTGCTGTTTTCTGTCTCGAATCCGGGTCGTCCGGTGCGATCAATTCTAGCGCGGACTATCCGTTTAGTTCGACAGCAACCGGTCCGGTTTTCCAAATGTCGCGGCAGTACTCGCCCATGCTGCGGTCGGAGGAAAAATAGCCCATGCGCACGGCATTGAGGATCGACATGGTCGTCCAGCGCTCGGAGTCGGCGAAGGCAGCGTCTACCTGTTGCTGGCAGTCGAGGTAGACCTGGTAGTCGGCAAACAGCAAGTATTCGTCGCGGGCCATCAGGGCATCGACCAGGGGCCTGAACAGATCCGGCCGGCCGGGGGAAAAATGCCCCGAGGCCACCAGATCGATGACGCTCCGCAGTTCGGTGTTGGTCTGGTAGTAATCGTTTGGGTGGTAGCCGCGTGCCTTGAGCGCGTAGACCTGCTGGGCGGTGAGCCCGAACAAGAAAAAGTTCTCAGGCCCGACTTGCTCGCGAATCTCGATATTGGCGCCATCCAGGGTGCCGATGGTGAGCGCCCCGCCCATGGCGAATTTCATGTTGCCGGTGCCGCTTGCCTCCTTGCCCGCGGTCGAAATTTGCTCGGACAGATCGGCGGCCGGATAGATTCGCTGGGCGAGCGAGACGTTGAAGTTGGCGAGAAATACGACTTTGAGCCGCCCGCCCACGTCCGGGTCGGCGTTGATGATGGCGGCGACAGAATGAATGCATTTGATGATGAGCTTGGCCATCGTGTAGCCCGGCGCCGCCTTGCCCGCAAAGATGAACGTGCGCGGCTGCAGGGCCATAGCCGGATTTTGCTTGAGGCGGTGGTAGAGAGTGATGACATACAGGAGCATCAACAACTGGCGCTTGTACTCGTGGACGCGCTTGACCTGGATGTCGAAGAGCGAATCGGGGGCGACCTCGATGCCGTTGAAATGGAGGATGTATTCGGCCAGATCGTGTTTGTTGTCGGCTTTGATTTGTTTCCAGGAGGCGCGAAAATCGGCGTCGTGCAGGTGGTCTTCGAGTTTGCGCAGTAAGGCGAGATCGCGGATCCACTCCTGGCCGAGCCGCTCGGTGTAGAGCAGCGCCAGCTTCGGATTGGACAGCAGCACGAAGCGCCGGGGGGTGACGCCGTTGGTCTTGTTGGAAAATTTTTCGGGGGTGAGGGCGTAGAAATCGGCCAGCACATCCTGCTCCAACAGTTCGGTGTGCAGTTTGGCGACACCGTTGATGGCGTGGCTGCCCACGCAGGCAAGATTGGCCATGCGCACGTACTTTTCGGAGCCTTCTTGAATCAGCGACAGGCGGGCGATGCGGGCCTCGTCGTTGCCGAAGCGCGAGCGCGCCAGGTGCAAGAAGCGTTCGTTGATCTCGTAGATGATTTCTAGATGCCGGGGCAACAGCCGCCCGAACAGCGACACCGGCCAGCGTTCGAGCGCTTCACTGAGCAGCGTGTGGTTGGTGTAGGCAAAGACTTTCTGGGTGATCTGCCAGGCTCTGTCCCACTCGATCAAGTACTCGTCGACCAATAGCCGCATCAACTCGGCGATGCCGATGGCCGGGTGGGTGTCGTTGATCTGGATGGTCACCTTGTCTGTAAAGCTGTCGAGGTCCACATGGTGATCCCAGTAGCGCCGCAGGATGTCCTGCAGCGAACAGCTGACAAAAAAATATTGCTGCTCCAGGCGCAATTCCTTGCCCTGGTA harbors:
- a CDS encoding glycogen/starch/alpha-glucan phosphorylase, whose translation is MTLSEYQATWKKRPEKHAALPTDLKKHVLRTPQVRVQVEDDRTGMDTETLKRAFLDNLYYIQAKDLQNATPYDLYMALSWTVRDRLLQRWIHTQETYLKQDVRSVCYFSAEYLPGRQLGNALVNVGLYEPARTFLRELGFELVDLMEQENEPGLGNGGLGRLAACFMDSLATLGVPAIGYGIRYEFGIFAQTIQGGWQFEQPDRWLRYGNPWEIPRPEYLVEVKFGGHTEAYTDPQGRYRVSWVHERSVLGTPYDTPVPGYRTNTVNTLRLWSARATEDFDFQVFNSGDFARAVAGKTYSENITKVLYPNDNTYQGKELRLEQQYFFVSCSLQDILRRYWDHHVDLDSFTDKVTIQINDTHPAIGIAELMRLLVDEYLIEWDRAWQITQKVFAYTNHTLLSEALERWPVSLFGRLLPRHLEIIYEINERFLHLARSRFGNDEARIARLSLIQEGSEKYVRMANLACVGSHAINGVAKLHTELLEQDVLADFYALTPEKFSNKTNGVTPRRFVLLSNPKLALLYTERLGQEWIRDLALLRKLEDHLHDADFRASWKQIKADNKHDLAEYILHFNGIEVAPDSLFDIQVKRVHEYKRQLLMLLYVITLYHRLKQNPAMALQPRTFIFAGKAAPGYTMAKLIIKCIHSVAAIINADPDVGGRLKVVFLANFNVSLAQRIYPAADLSEQISTAGKEASGTGNMKFAMGGALTIGTLDGANIEIREQVGPENFFLFGLTAQQVYALKARGYHPNDYYQTNTELRSVIDLVASGHFSPGRPDLFRPLVDALMARDEYLLFADYQVYLDCQQQVDAAFADSERWTTMSILNAVRMGYFSSDRSMGEYCRDIWKTGPVAVELNG